One segment of Gopherus flavomarginatus isolate rGopFla2 chromosome 8, rGopFla2.mat.asm, whole genome shotgun sequence DNA contains the following:
- the CLCN2 gene encoding chloride channel protein 2 isoform X2, with product MAADGMEARALQYEQTLMYGHYTQDLGAFAKKEAARVRLQQERRKALLKEHTHGPELLEYDQSRCARCRICTVRCQKFLISKVGEDWIFLILLGLVMALVSWAMDFTIATCLQAQKWMYGGLDTNIFLQYMAWVTYPVVLITFSAGFTQILAPQAVGSGIPEMKTILRGVVLKEYLTLKTFVAKVIGLTCALGSGMPLGKEGPFVHIASMCAALLSKFLSLFGGIYENESRNIEMLAAACAVGVGCCFAAPIGGRPSSGPTAPSQLCAPRRPLQHRGHVHLLCRPQLLAWLLRCHLQCLHLPRARRVEQGRRDHHGSVQNPLPAGLPLRPAGTACLCCHRDCQRLRRGTLRLPQPQDCPVHAQAEDHQPLPDEELSQKDTLVTLFDNRTWAKQGLAEEFEYVGISEAWKHPHANVFVTLVVFILMKFWMSALATTIPVPCGTFMPVFVIGAAFGRLVGESMAAWFPDGIHADSNTYRIVPGGYAVVGAAALSGAVTHTVSTAVIVFELTGQISHILPVMIAVILANAVAQSLQPSLYDSIIRIKKLPYLPELGWGHQEKYNVRVEDIMVRDVRYVTLNSKYRDLQEVLYSTQLKSLALVESAESMILLGSIERAQVAALLSGQLGYQRRLQYMQERAQVGRTSIAEKPQDEADHKASDTGVRFQIGTEESSSAPPHGESRKPLKPALKRGPSSLVESPTAGSPDHSGISLKSLFCTNTAPEPAEVSAPLPPMLRAFPAAMAPWPLLCAQPPPEVLGQWSPARMLWFPVMPLSSLLFFSWLKRLRIQHHPKSASRSASAFPSQ from the exons ATGTATGGCCACTACACTCAGGACCTGGGAGCCTTTGCCAAGAAGGAGGCGGCACGTGTCCGGCTGCAGCAGGAGCGCCGGAAAGCCCTCCTGAAGGAGCACACCCACGGGCCGGAGCTGCTGGAGTACGACCAGAGCCGCTGCGCCCGCTGCCGCA TCTGCACCGTGCGATGCCAGAAGTTCCTCATCTCCAAGGTGGGCGAGGACTGGATCTTCCTCATCCTGCTGGGGCTGGTCATGGCGCTGGTGAGCTGGGCCATGGACTTCACCATAGCCACCTGCCTGCAAG CCCAGAAGTGGATGTACGGGGGCTTGGACACCAACATCTTCCTGCAGTACATGGCCTGGGTCACCTACCCTGTGGTGCTCATCACCTTCTCAGCTGGCTTCACTCAGATCCTGGCCCCGCAGGCTGTGG gcTCAGGCATCCCCGAGATGAAGACCATTCTACGAGGTGTGGTGCTGAAGGAGTATCTCACCCTCAAAACCTTTGTGGCCAAGGTCATCGGCCTGACCTGTGCGCTGGGCAGCGGGATGCCCCTGGGCAAGGAG GGGCCCTTTGTCCACATTGCCAGCATGTGCGCTGCCCTGCTCAGcaaattcctctccctctttggAGGCATCTACGAG AATGAGTCCCGCAATATCGAGATGCTGGCGGCTGCCTGTGCCGTGGGCGTCGGCTGCTGCtttgctgcccccattggag GGAGGCCCAGCTCCGGCCCCACGGCTCCCTCGCAGCTTTGCGCTCCTAG gcGTCCTCTTCAGCATCGAGGTCACGTCCACCTTCTTTGCCGTCCGCAATTATTGGCGTGGCTTCTTCGCTGCCACCTTCAGTGCCTTCATCTTCCGCGTGCTCGCCGTGTGGAACAAGGACGAAG AGACCATCACGGCTCTGTTCAAAACCCGCTTCCGGCTGGACTTCCCCTTCGACCTGCAGGAACTGCCTGCCTTTGCTGTCATCGG GATTGCCAGCGGCTTCGGAGGGGCACTCTTCGTCTACCTCAACCGCAAGATTGTCCAGTTCATGCGCAAGCAGAAGACCATCAACCGCTTCCTGATGAAGAA ctcagccagaaGGACACCCTGGTGACCCTGTTTGACAACCGCACCTGGGCCAAGCAGGGCCTGGCTGAGGAGTTCGAGTACGTTGGCATCTCTGAGGCCTGGAAGCACCCACATGCCAATGTCTTCGTCACTCTGGTGGTTTTCATCCTCATGAAG TTCTGGATGTCAGCCCTTGCCACCACCATCCCAGTGCCCTGTGGAACCTTCATGCCCGTCTTTGTCATTG GGGCGGCCTTCGGGCGGCTGGTAGGGGAGAGCATGGCAGCCTGGTTCCCAGATGGCATCCATGCTGACAGCAACACCTACCGCATCGTGCCGGGGGGCTACGCCGTGGTAG GAGCGGCCGCGCTCTCCGGCGCTGTCACCCACACAGTCTCCACCGCCGTGATCGTCTTCGAGTTGACGGGCCAGATCTCCCACATACTGCCCGTGATGATCGCTGTCATCCTGGCCAACGCCGtggcccagagcctgcaaccctcgCTCTACGACAGCATCATCCGCATCAAGAAGCTGCCATACCTgcctgagctgggctggggacacCAGGA GAAGTACAACGTGCGGGTGGAGGACATCATGGTGCGGGACGTGCGTTACGTCACCTTGAACTCCAAGTACCGCGACCTGCAGGAGGTGCTGTACAGCACCCAGCTGAAGAGCCTGGCGCTGGTGGAGTCAGCTG AGTCCATGATCCTGCTGGGCTCCATCGAGCGGGCCCAGGTGGCGGCGCTGCTGAGCGGCCAGTTGGGCTACCAGCGCCGCCTGCAGTACATGCAGGAGAGGGCACAGGTCGGGAGGACGAGCATCGCCGAGAAGCCCCAGGACGAGGCCGACCACAAGGCCTCCGACACGGGAGTGCGGTTCCAG ATAGGCACAGAGGAATCGTCATCGGCCCCGCCACACGGAGAGTCCCGCAAGCCCCTGAAGCCGGCGCTCAAGCGAGGTCCCAGCAGCTTGGTGGAGAGCCCCACAg ctgggagcccagaTCACTCAGGCATTTCCCTCAAGAGCCTCTTCTGCACCAACACCGCCCCGGAGCCCGCTGAGGTGagtgcccctctgccccccatgctGAGGGCATTCCCCGCCGCCATGGCACCTtggcccctgctctgtgcccagcccccacccgaGGTCCTGGGGCAGTGGAGCCCGGCCAGGATGCTGTGGTTTCCCGTAATGCCTCTGTCTTCTCTCCTGTTTTTCTCGTGGCTAAAAAGGCTGAGAATTCAGCACCACCCGAAAAGCGCAAGTCGAAGCGCGTCCGCATTTCCATCGCAGTAA
- the CLCN2 gene encoding chloride channel protein 2 isoform X1, with the protein MAADGMEARALQYEQTLMYGHYTQDLGAFAKKEAARVRLQQERRKALLKEHTHGPELLEYDQSRCARCRICTVRCQKFLISKVGEDWIFLILLGLVMALVSWAMDFTIATCLQAQKWMYGGLDTNIFLQYMAWVTYPVVLITFSAGFTQILAPQAVGSGIPEMKTILRGVVLKEYLTLKTFVAKVIGLTCALGSGMPLGKEGPFVHIASMCAALLSKFLSLFGGIYENESRNIEMLAAACAVGVGCCFAAPIGGVLFSIEVTSTFFAVRNYWRGFFAATFSAFIFRVLAVWNKDEETITALFKTRFRLDFPFDLQELPAFAVIGIASGFGGALFVYLNRKIVQFMRKQKTINRFLMKKRLLFPALVTLLISTLTFPPGFGQFMAGQLSQKDTLVTLFDNRTWAKQGLAEEFEYVGISEAWKHPHANVFVTLVVFILMKFWMSALATTIPVPCGTFMPVFVIGAAFGRLVGESMAAWFPDGIHADSNTYRIVPGGYAVVGAAALSGAVTHTVSTAVIVFELTGQISHILPVMIAVILANAVAQSLQPSLYDSIIRIKKLPYLPELGWGHQEKYNVRVEDIMVRDVRYVTLNSKYRDLQEVLYSTQLKSLALVESAESMILLGSIERAQVAALLSGQLGYQRRLQYMQERAQVGRTSIAEKPQDEADHKASDTGVRFQIGTEESSSAPPHGESRKPLKPALKRGPSSLVESPTAGSPDHSGISLKSLFCTNTAPEPAEVSAPLPPMLRAFPAAMAPWPLLCAQPPPEVLGQWSPARMLWFPVMPLSSLLFFSWLKRLRIQHHPKSASRSASAFPSQ; encoded by the exons ATGTATGGCCACTACACTCAGGACCTGGGAGCCTTTGCCAAGAAGGAGGCGGCACGTGTCCGGCTGCAGCAGGAGCGCCGGAAAGCCCTCCTGAAGGAGCACACCCACGGGCCGGAGCTGCTGGAGTACGACCAGAGCCGCTGCGCCCGCTGCCGCA TCTGCACCGTGCGATGCCAGAAGTTCCTCATCTCCAAGGTGGGCGAGGACTGGATCTTCCTCATCCTGCTGGGGCTGGTCATGGCGCTGGTGAGCTGGGCCATGGACTTCACCATAGCCACCTGCCTGCAAG CCCAGAAGTGGATGTACGGGGGCTTGGACACCAACATCTTCCTGCAGTACATGGCCTGGGTCACCTACCCTGTGGTGCTCATCACCTTCTCAGCTGGCTTCACTCAGATCCTGGCCCCGCAGGCTGTGG gcTCAGGCATCCCCGAGATGAAGACCATTCTACGAGGTGTGGTGCTGAAGGAGTATCTCACCCTCAAAACCTTTGTGGCCAAGGTCATCGGCCTGACCTGTGCGCTGGGCAGCGGGATGCCCCTGGGCAAGGAG GGGCCCTTTGTCCACATTGCCAGCATGTGCGCTGCCCTGCTCAGcaaattcctctccctctttggAGGCATCTACGAG AATGAGTCCCGCAATATCGAGATGCTGGCGGCTGCCTGTGCCGTGGGCGTCGGCTGCTGCtttgctgcccccattggag gcGTCCTCTTCAGCATCGAGGTCACGTCCACCTTCTTTGCCGTCCGCAATTATTGGCGTGGCTTCTTCGCTGCCACCTTCAGTGCCTTCATCTTCCGCGTGCTCGCCGTGTGGAACAAGGACGAAG AGACCATCACGGCTCTGTTCAAAACCCGCTTCCGGCTGGACTTCCCCTTCGACCTGCAGGAACTGCCTGCCTTTGCTGTCATCGG GATTGCCAGCGGCTTCGGAGGGGCACTCTTCGTCTACCTCAACCGCAAGATTGTCCAGTTCATGCGCAAGCAGAAGACCATCAACCGCTTCCTGATGAAGAA GCGCCTGCTTTTCCCCGCGCTGGTCACTCTGCTCATCTCCACGCTCACCTTCCCGCCTGGCTTTGGACAGTTCATGGCCGGCCAG ctcagccagaaGGACACCCTGGTGACCCTGTTTGACAACCGCACCTGGGCCAAGCAGGGCCTGGCTGAGGAGTTCGAGTACGTTGGCATCTCTGAGGCCTGGAAGCACCCACATGCCAATGTCTTCGTCACTCTGGTGGTTTTCATCCTCATGAAG TTCTGGATGTCAGCCCTTGCCACCACCATCCCAGTGCCCTGTGGAACCTTCATGCCCGTCTTTGTCATTG GGGCGGCCTTCGGGCGGCTGGTAGGGGAGAGCATGGCAGCCTGGTTCCCAGATGGCATCCATGCTGACAGCAACACCTACCGCATCGTGCCGGGGGGCTACGCCGTGGTAG GAGCGGCCGCGCTCTCCGGCGCTGTCACCCACACAGTCTCCACCGCCGTGATCGTCTTCGAGTTGACGGGCCAGATCTCCCACATACTGCCCGTGATGATCGCTGTCATCCTGGCCAACGCCGtggcccagagcctgcaaccctcgCTCTACGACAGCATCATCCGCATCAAGAAGCTGCCATACCTgcctgagctgggctggggacacCAGGA GAAGTACAACGTGCGGGTGGAGGACATCATGGTGCGGGACGTGCGTTACGTCACCTTGAACTCCAAGTACCGCGACCTGCAGGAGGTGCTGTACAGCACCCAGCTGAAGAGCCTGGCGCTGGTGGAGTCAGCTG AGTCCATGATCCTGCTGGGCTCCATCGAGCGGGCCCAGGTGGCGGCGCTGCTGAGCGGCCAGTTGGGCTACCAGCGCCGCCTGCAGTACATGCAGGAGAGGGCACAGGTCGGGAGGACGAGCATCGCCGAGAAGCCCCAGGACGAGGCCGACCACAAGGCCTCCGACACGGGAGTGCGGTTCCAG ATAGGCACAGAGGAATCGTCATCGGCCCCGCCACACGGAGAGTCCCGCAAGCCCCTGAAGCCGGCGCTCAAGCGAGGTCCCAGCAGCTTGGTGGAGAGCCCCACAg ctgggagcccagaTCACTCAGGCATTTCCCTCAAGAGCCTCTTCTGCACCAACACCGCCCCGGAGCCCGCTGAGGTGagtgcccctctgccccccatgctGAGGGCATTCCCCGCCGCCATGGCACCTtggcccctgctctgtgcccagcccccacccgaGGTCCTGGGGCAGTGGAGCCCGGCCAGGATGCTGTGGTTTCCCGTAATGCCTCTGTCTTCTCTCCTGTTTTTCTCGTGGCTAAAAAGGCTGAGAATTCAGCACCACCCGAAAAGCGCAAGTCGAAGCGCGTCCGCATTTCCATCGCAGTAA
- the CLCN2 gene encoding chloride channel protein 2 isoform X3, with protein sequence MAADGMEARALQYEQTLMYGHYTQDLGAFAKKEAARVRLQQERRKALLKEHTHGPELLEYDQSRCARCRICTVRCQKFLISKVGEDWIFLILLGLVMALVSWAMDFTIATCLQGSGIPEMKTILRGVVLKEYLTLKTFVAKVIGLTCALGSGMPLGKEGPFVHIASMCAALLSKFLSLFGGIYENESRNIEMLAAACAVGVGCCFAAPIGGVLFSIEVTSTFFAVRNYWRGFFAATFSAFIFRVLAVWNKDEETITALFKTRFRLDFPFDLQELPAFAVIGIASGFGGALFVYLNRKIVQFMRKQKTINRFLMKKRLLFPALVTLLISTLTFPPGFGQFMAGQLSQKDTLVTLFDNRTWAKQGLAEEFEYVGISEAWKHPHANVFVTLVVFILMKFWMSALATTIPVPCGTFMPVFVIGAAFGRLVGESMAAWFPDGIHADSNTYRIVPGGYAVVGAAALSGAVTHTVSTAVIVFELTGQISHILPVMIAVILANAVAQSLQPSLYDSIIRIKKLPYLPELGWGHQEKYNVRVEDIMVRDVRYVTLNSKYRDLQEVLYSTQLKSLALVESAESMILLGSIERAQVAALLSGQLGYQRRLQYMQERAQVGRTSIAEKPQDEADHKASDTGVRFQIGTEESSSAPPHGESRKPLKPALKRGPSSLVESPTAGSPDHSGISLKSLFCTNTAPEPAEVSAPLPPMLRAFPAAMAPWPLLCAQPPPEVLGQWSPARMLWFPVMPLSSLLFFSWLKRLRIQHHPKSASRSASAFPSQ encoded by the exons ATGTATGGCCACTACACTCAGGACCTGGGAGCCTTTGCCAAGAAGGAGGCGGCACGTGTCCGGCTGCAGCAGGAGCGCCGGAAAGCCCTCCTGAAGGAGCACACCCACGGGCCGGAGCTGCTGGAGTACGACCAGAGCCGCTGCGCCCGCTGCCGCA TCTGCACCGTGCGATGCCAGAAGTTCCTCATCTCCAAGGTGGGCGAGGACTGGATCTTCCTCATCCTGCTGGGGCTGGTCATGGCGCTGGTGAGCTGGGCCATGGACTTCACCATAGCCACCTGCCTGCAAG gcTCAGGCATCCCCGAGATGAAGACCATTCTACGAGGTGTGGTGCTGAAGGAGTATCTCACCCTCAAAACCTTTGTGGCCAAGGTCATCGGCCTGACCTGTGCGCTGGGCAGCGGGATGCCCCTGGGCAAGGAG GGGCCCTTTGTCCACATTGCCAGCATGTGCGCTGCCCTGCTCAGcaaattcctctccctctttggAGGCATCTACGAG AATGAGTCCCGCAATATCGAGATGCTGGCGGCTGCCTGTGCCGTGGGCGTCGGCTGCTGCtttgctgcccccattggag gcGTCCTCTTCAGCATCGAGGTCACGTCCACCTTCTTTGCCGTCCGCAATTATTGGCGTGGCTTCTTCGCTGCCACCTTCAGTGCCTTCATCTTCCGCGTGCTCGCCGTGTGGAACAAGGACGAAG AGACCATCACGGCTCTGTTCAAAACCCGCTTCCGGCTGGACTTCCCCTTCGACCTGCAGGAACTGCCTGCCTTTGCTGTCATCGG GATTGCCAGCGGCTTCGGAGGGGCACTCTTCGTCTACCTCAACCGCAAGATTGTCCAGTTCATGCGCAAGCAGAAGACCATCAACCGCTTCCTGATGAAGAA GCGCCTGCTTTTCCCCGCGCTGGTCACTCTGCTCATCTCCACGCTCACCTTCCCGCCTGGCTTTGGACAGTTCATGGCCGGCCAG ctcagccagaaGGACACCCTGGTGACCCTGTTTGACAACCGCACCTGGGCCAAGCAGGGCCTGGCTGAGGAGTTCGAGTACGTTGGCATCTCTGAGGCCTGGAAGCACCCACATGCCAATGTCTTCGTCACTCTGGTGGTTTTCATCCTCATGAAG TTCTGGATGTCAGCCCTTGCCACCACCATCCCAGTGCCCTGTGGAACCTTCATGCCCGTCTTTGTCATTG GGGCGGCCTTCGGGCGGCTGGTAGGGGAGAGCATGGCAGCCTGGTTCCCAGATGGCATCCATGCTGACAGCAACACCTACCGCATCGTGCCGGGGGGCTACGCCGTGGTAG GAGCGGCCGCGCTCTCCGGCGCTGTCACCCACACAGTCTCCACCGCCGTGATCGTCTTCGAGTTGACGGGCCAGATCTCCCACATACTGCCCGTGATGATCGCTGTCATCCTGGCCAACGCCGtggcccagagcctgcaaccctcgCTCTACGACAGCATCATCCGCATCAAGAAGCTGCCATACCTgcctgagctgggctggggacacCAGGA GAAGTACAACGTGCGGGTGGAGGACATCATGGTGCGGGACGTGCGTTACGTCACCTTGAACTCCAAGTACCGCGACCTGCAGGAGGTGCTGTACAGCACCCAGCTGAAGAGCCTGGCGCTGGTGGAGTCAGCTG AGTCCATGATCCTGCTGGGCTCCATCGAGCGGGCCCAGGTGGCGGCGCTGCTGAGCGGCCAGTTGGGCTACCAGCGCCGCCTGCAGTACATGCAGGAGAGGGCACAGGTCGGGAGGACGAGCATCGCCGAGAAGCCCCAGGACGAGGCCGACCACAAGGCCTCCGACACGGGAGTGCGGTTCCAG ATAGGCACAGAGGAATCGTCATCGGCCCCGCCACACGGAGAGTCCCGCAAGCCCCTGAAGCCGGCGCTCAAGCGAGGTCCCAGCAGCTTGGTGGAGAGCCCCACAg ctgggagcccagaTCACTCAGGCATTTCCCTCAAGAGCCTCTTCTGCACCAACACCGCCCCGGAGCCCGCTGAGGTGagtgcccctctgccccccatgctGAGGGCATTCCCCGCCGCCATGGCACCTtggcccctgctctgtgcccagcccccacccgaGGTCCTGGGGCAGTGGAGCCCGGCCAGGATGCTGTGGTTTCCCGTAATGCCTCTGTCTTCTCTCCTGTTTTTCTCGTGGCTAAAAAGGCTGAGAATTCAGCACCACCCGAAAAGCGCAAGTCGAAGCGCGTCCGCATTTCCATCGCAGTAA